A genomic region of Candidatus Kapaibacterium sp. contains the following coding sequences:
- the dnaX gene encoding DNA polymerase III subunit gamma/tau gives MSEENTLTNEVENYIVTARKWRPLTFADVVGQDHITQTLKNAVTSGRMHHAYLFCGPRGVGKTTTARIMARAVNCLHPVAAEPCNKCVNCQAVLEGRSVDVIEIDGASNNSVDDIRKLRENAKYPPSHGKYKMYVIDEVHMLSSAAFNALLKTLEEPPPHLMFVFATTEAHKVLPTITSRCQRYDFRRMETGEIVSQLKYIAGKESITIDEKSLMIIAKRADGSMRDSQSIFDQVIAFCGKNVDFHATVDSLSLIDDEFYFRISRAAVSKNTAEMFHIANEIINRGYDLQETLSGLLEHLRHLLTVVVTGSTELIETASEIQSLYQQESKNFRKNDLLRMMNLIAQSEQEIRFAKQPRVKFELTLCKLATMDTVAEIEDLIRQINGLPTTESPVTVTPQPKAAPNENIVARENSTAYAPESKVTEAKAVTPKAESKITEAKVEVPKIVYELPKDWSKILKSDEINESGLSKGLEQAEMMIVGKTLVLKFNNAFHADFIGGKGKLLESILSKHFDLHYSVKVELEQEKIESNDNNLSSDSTSDNKYVDQSKDLHPFENEIINIFGATEVRND, from the coding sequence ATGTCCGAAGAAAATACATTGACTAACGAAGTCGAGAACTACATAGTAACGGCTCGAAAGTGGCGTCCATTAACGTTTGCCGATGTTGTGGGGCAAGACCACATCACTCAGACATTGAAAAATGCCGTTACTTCCGGGCGGATGCACCATGCTTATTTGTTCTGCGGTCCGCGAGGAGTGGGCAAAACAACTACAGCCCGAATTATGGCTCGTGCCGTGAACTGTTTGCACCCTGTAGCTGCCGAACCGTGTAATAAGTGCGTCAACTGCCAAGCTGTGCTCGAAGGACGCTCGGTGGATGTTATCGAAATTGACGGTGCATCAAATAACAGTGTGGATGACATCCGGAAATTGAGAGAAAATGCAAAGTATCCTCCATCTCACGGCAAGTATAAAATGTATGTAATCGACGAGGTTCATATGCTTTCGTCAGCTGCATTCAATGCCTTGCTCAAGACTTTGGAAGAACCGCCGCCGCATTTGATGTTTGTGTTTGCAACAACCGAAGCTCATAAAGTGCTCCCGACTATCACAAGCCGATGCCAAAGGTATGATTTCCGGAGAATGGAAACCGGTGAAATAGTCTCGCAACTCAAATATATTGCGGGTAAAGAATCTATTACTATAGATGAAAAATCGCTAATGATTATAGCAAAGCGGGCAGACGGCTCGATGCGAGATTCACAAAGTATTTTCGACCAAGTCATTGCCTTTTGCGGCAAAAATGTGGATTTCCATGCGACTGTTGATTCACTGAGTTTGATTGATGATGAGTTCTATTTCAGGATTTCCCGAGCAGCAGTCAGTAAAAACACTGCCGAAATGTTCCACATTGCAAATGAAATTATCAATCGTGGATACGATTTGCAGGAAACATTATCGGGATTACTCGAGCATTTACGACATTTATTGACCGTTGTAGTAACCGGAAGCACAGAATTAATCGAAACAGCGAGCGAAATTCAATCTCTGTACCAGCAAGAATCTAAAAATTTCAGAAAGAATGATTTGTTGAGAATGATGAATTTGATAGCTCAATCCGAACAAGAAATTCGATTCGCCAAGCAACCGCGGGTCAAATTTGAACTGACTTTATGCAAATTAGCTACGATGGATACTGTCGCAGAAATTGAGGATTTGATTCGCCAAATAAACGGTTTGCCAACGACTGAAAGCCCTGTTACAGTTACTCCTCAACCCAAAGCTGCTCCAAATGAAAATATAGTAGCCCGTGAAAATAGCACTGCCTACGCACCAGAAAGTAAAGTCACTGAAGCAAAAGCAGTAACTCCAAAAGCTGAAAGTAAAATAACTGAAGCAAAAGTAGAAGTCCCGAAGATTGTATATGAATTACCAAAGGATTGGAGTAAGATTTTAAAATCAGATGAAATCAACGAAAGCGGGCTATCGAAAGGATTGGAACAAGCCGAGATGATGATAGTCGGCAAAACGCTCGTACTCAAATTTAATAATGCTTTTCATGCCGATTTTATTGGTGGTAAAGGCAAATTACTCGAATCAATACTTTCAAAACATTTCGATTTACACTACTCAGTCAAAGTTGAATTAGAGCAAGAAAAGATTGAATCGAATGATAACAACTTAAGTTCCGATTCGACGTCAGATAATAAATACGTTGACCAAAGCAAAGATTTGCATCCTTTTGAAAATGAAATCATAAATATCTTTGGTGCAACTGAAGTAAGAAATGATTAG
- a CDS encoding DUF58 domain-containing protein yields the protein MEQNQDYRKFLIPANVAGIQNLELVARLVVEGFITGLHRSPYHGFSVEFAEHRQYRHGDETKNIDWKVYARTNKYYVKQYEEETNLRAVLAVDSSASMGYASKGMISKFDYAIFLTAALSMLMLRQRDAVGLAMYDTEVRKYLPPNSKQSYVTEILKTLASYSPTNNTGTAQALDSLAERIKRRGLVIIMSDFFDEKESVLNALKHFRHRNHEVLAFHLLDPREIDFKLGTGATFRDMETGEELVTQPHQIGGAYSDAVKNFIKDIKKECFNHNIDYTMIETSTPFDKALRDYITKRRKV from the coding sequence ATGGAACAAAATCAAGACTACAGAAAATTTCTCATACCTGCTAATGTAGCCGGGATTCAAAATCTCGAATTAGTTGCTCGGCTCGTTGTCGAAGGTTTCATTACGGGATTGCACCGCTCGCCTTATCATGGCTTTAGCGTTGAATTTGCCGAACATAGGCAATACCGCCACGGTGATGAAACAAAAAATATTGATTGGAAGGTGTATGCCCGAACGAACAAATATTATGTGAAGCAATACGAAGAAGAAACCAATCTTCGTGCAGTGCTTGCAGTGGATTCGAGTGCTTCTATGGGTTACGCTTCCAAAGGTATGATTTCCAAATTCGACTATGCAATTTTTTTGACTGCCGCTCTAAGTATGTTGATGCTTAGGCAACGCGATGCAGTAGGGCTGGCAATGTACGATACCGAAGTTCGAAAATATTTGCCACCGAATTCGAAGCAATCCTATGTGACTGAAATCTTGAAAACCTTAGCCTCATATAGCCCGACAAATAATACCGGAACGGCTCAGGCTTTAGATTCATTAGCCGAACGAATCAAACGTCGCGGATTGGTAATTATAATGAGTGATTTTTTCGACGAAAAAGAATCGGTTCTGAACGCTCTGAAACATTTCCGTCACCGCAATCACGAAGTTCTTGCTTTTCATTTGCTCGACCCGCGAGAAATTGACTTCAAACTTGGTACAGGTGCTACTTTCCGAGATATGGAAACCGGTGAAGAGCTTGTTACTCAACCACATCAAATTGGTGGGGCATATTCCGATGCTGTGAAAAATTTCATCAAGGACATAAAAAAAGAATGTTTCAACCATAATATAGATTATACAATGATTGAAACATCAACTCCCTTCGACAAGGCATTAAGAGACTATATTACAAAGCGGCGAAAAGTATAA
- the upp gene encoding uracil phosphoribosyltransferase — translation MVNLLNHPIIDFELTKLRDKRTSSELFRQSVDSIGSCMAYEVLKNLPTREIQVETPLETTKGKEITSKVVFIPILRAGLGLMPPFMKMYPKAEVGYIGIRRNETTFNSEEYFFNVPKIDSDSRIFLLEIMLATGGSLLSAISRLKLEGAANISVVALISAPEGIERIITEYPEIPIYTAAIDRGLNEKKYIVPGLGDAGDRLNGT, via the coding sequence ATGGTAAACTTACTTAATCATCCGATTATTGATTTCGAACTTACCAAACTTCGAGATAAACGTACAAGTTCCGAATTATTCCGCCAATCTGTCGATAGCATCGGCAGTTGCATGGCATACGAAGTTCTGAAAAATCTACCAACGAGGGAAATTCAAGTCGAAACACCACTTGAAACAACAAAAGGCAAAGAAATCACAAGCAAAGTCGTTTTTATTCCGATTCTCAGAGCCGGATTGGGCTTGATGCCTCCATTTATGAAAATGTACCCAAAAGCTGAAGTGGGTTATATAGGAATTCGCCGAAATGAAACAACATTCAATAGCGAAGAATATTTTTTTAATGTGCCGAAAATAGATTCAGATAGTCGAATTTTCCTATTAGAGATTATGCTTGCGACTGGCGGTTCGCTATTATCAGCAATTTCGAGACTCAAATTGGAAGGAGCTGCCAATATTAGCGTTGTTGCTTTGATTTCTGCACCCGAAGGAATCGAAAGAATCATCACAGAATACCCCGAAATACCAATCTATACAGCTGCAATTGACCGTGGCTTAAATGAAAAAAAATACATTGTCCCCGGGCTTGGTGATGCCGGTGACAGACTGAATGGAACCTGA
- the ppdK gene encoding pyruvate, phosphate dikinase, whose amino-acid sequence MSKSKKSDSKNSKKSKSHQYVYYFGGDQADGTAEMKGLLGGKGANLAEMVNIGLPVPPGFTITTEVCTYFYKNKHSYPKELTKQVEKAIKQMEKEMGAKFGDAKNPLLLSVRSGARASMPGMMDTVLNLGLNDTTIIGLIEKSGNARFAYDSYRRFVSMYGDVVMGLKPQGKDDIDPFEEILEAKKHAKGIKLDIEFTADDLKDLVAEYKAAIKNITGQEFPEDPMQQLWGSVGAVFSSWMNDRAIVYRKLNNIPEEWGTAVNIQGMVFGNLGETSGTGVAFTRDAASGEDIFYGEFLMNAQGEDVVAGTRTPNPIIELEAIDPKSYHKLLAIRKKLEKHYRDMLDIEFTIQDGRLYMLQCRVGKRTAMAAMRIAVEMVKAKLIKPEEALMRVDPDQLNQLLRPVFDLEAKKTALAKGDLLAVGLNAGPGAAAGKVVFNAEDAVEWKAKGENIILVRIETSPEDIAGMNAAEGILTARGGMTSHAALVARQMGKVCVAGCGSLLVDYKARKFTVEGKSFTVKEGDYISIDGSTGEVILGNIPTKPSEVVEVLIDKTLDAKDAPTFQIYKQIMDWADKFRKMNVRTNADQPDQSENAIAFGAEGIGLCRTEHMFFGEGKIQPMREMILAENVENRKKALAKLLPLQREDFEGIFRVMDGKPVTIRTIDPPLHEFLPHDDAGQKEVAKELGITAKAVKERVDALHEFNPMLGFRGCRLGFIFPEITEMQARAIFEATVNVAKEGKKVLPEVMIPLVGHVKELAHQEQVVRRVASEVMAETGVKFDYLVGTMIEIPRGAITAAEIAEVAEFFSFGTNDLTQTTLGLSRDDAGKFLPDYVAREVYNVDPFVSIDRSGVGFLVKHAVNEGRSVKSKLKLGICGEHGGDPASVEFCHFAGLNYVSCSPYRVPIARLAAARATIREKIQSKADKKGKKKAKKK is encoded by the coding sequence ATGTCAAAATCAAAGAAAAGCGATTCTAAAAATTCCAAAAAAAGCAAATCTCACCAGTATGTGTATTATTTCGGGGGTGACCAAGCTGACGGCACTGCTGAAATGAAGGGTTTGCTCGGTGGCAAAGGTGCTAACCTTGCCGAAATGGTAAATATCGGATTGCCTGTTCCTCCCGGATTTACAATTACTACTGAAGTTTGTACTTACTTTTATAAGAACAAACATTCCTATCCAAAAGAATTAACTAAGCAAGTTGAAAAAGCAATCAAACAAATGGAAAAGGAAATGGGCGCCAAATTTGGTGATGCCAAAAATCCTTTGTTGCTTTCGGTTCGTTCCGGTGCTCGTGCTTCTATGCCCGGCATGATGGATACTGTGCTCAATCTCGGACTTAATGACACTACTATAATTGGATTGATTGAAAAATCAGGCAATGCACGCTTTGCTTATGATTCATATCGCAGATTCGTTTCCATGTATGGCGACGTTGTAATGGGTTTGAAGCCACAGGGCAAGGATGATATTGACCCATTTGAAGAAATTCTCGAAGCTAAAAAACACGCAAAAGGTATAAAACTTGACATCGAATTTACTGCTGATGATTTGAAAGACTTAGTTGCTGAATATAAAGCTGCAATCAAAAATATTACAGGTCAGGAATTCCCCGAAGACCCTATGCAACAACTTTGGGGTTCGGTTGGTGCAGTATTTAGCTCATGGATGAATGATAGAGCTATCGTTTATCGCAAATTGAACAACATCCCCGAAGAATGGGGCACAGCCGTTAACATCCAAGGAATGGTATTCGGTAATCTCGGCGAAACTTCAGGAACGGGTGTTGCCTTCACTCGCGATGCTGCTTCCGGAGAAGACATTTTCTACGGAGAATTTTTGATGAATGCCCAAGGCGAAGACGTCGTTGCAGGCACAAGAACTCCAAATCCGATTATCGAACTCGAAGCCATTGACCCCAAATCATACCATAAATTATTAGCTATCCGCAAAAAACTCGAAAAGCATTACAGAGACATGCTCGATATTGAATTTACAATTCAAGATGGTCGCCTGTATATGCTCCAATGCCGCGTAGGTAAACGTACCGCTATGGCTGCGATGAGAATTGCCGTCGAAATGGTGAAAGCAAAACTTATCAAACCCGAAGAAGCTTTGATGAGAGTTGACCCTGACCAATTGAACCAACTTTTGCGTCCCGTTTTTGATTTGGAAGCTAAGAAAACTGCACTTGCCAAAGGTGATTTATTGGCAGTTGGTTTGAATGCCGGTCCAGGTGCTGCAGCAGGTAAAGTTGTATTCAATGCCGAAGATGCAGTAGAATGGAAAGCTAAAGGCGAAAACATTATTTTGGTTCGTATCGAAACTTCACCCGAAGACATCGCAGGTATGAACGCCGCCGAAGGTATTTTGACTGCACGCGGTGGTATGACTTCTCATGCTGCACTCGTAGCTCGCCAAATGGGTAAAGTTTGTGTTGCAGGTTGCGGTTCGCTTTTGGTGGATTACAAAGCTCGCAAATTTACTGTCGAAGGAAAATCTTTCACAGTGAAAGAAGGCGACTATATCTCAATTGACGGTTCGACAGGCGAAGTTATTCTCGGCAATATTCCTACCAAACCAAGCGAAGTAGTCGAAGTTCTTATCGACAAAACTCTTGATGCAAAAGACGCTCCAACATTCCAAATTTACAAGCAAATCATGGATTGGGCTGATAAATTCCGCAAAATGAACGTCCGTACTAATGCTGACCAACCTGACCAAAGCGAAAATGCGATTGCATTTGGTGCCGAAGGTATTGGTTTGTGCCGTACTGAGCATATGTTCTTTGGCGAAGGTAAAATCCAACCTATGCGCGAAATGATTCTTGCTGAAAATGTCGAAAATCGCAAAAAAGCATTAGCTAAATTATTGCCACTCCAACGCGAAGATTTCGAAGGTATCTTCCGTGTAATGGACGGTAAGCCGGTGACAATCAGAACAATTGACCCACCACTTCACGAATTTTTGCCTCATGATGATGCGGGACAAAAAGAAGTTGCAAAAGAACTCGGGATTACGGCTAAAGCAGTCAAAGAACGTGTTGACGCTTTGCACGAATTCAATCCAATGCTTGGTTTCCGCGGATGCCGTCTCGGCTTTATTTTCCCCGAAATCACAGAAATGCAAGCACGCGCAATTTTCGAAGCTACCGTGAACGTTGCCAAAGAAGGCAAAAAAGTATTGCCCGAAGTGATGATTCCATTAGTTGGGCATGTCAAAGAATTAGCCCATCAAGAACAAGTTGTTCGCCGTGTGGCTAGCGAAGTTATGGCTGAAACAGGTGTGAAATTTGATTATCTCGTTGGTACAATGATTGAAATACCACGCGGTGCAATCACTGCTGCCGAAATCGCCGAAGTTGCCGAATTCTTCTCCTTTGGTACAAATGATTTGACTCAAACGACTCTTGGCTTGAGCCGCGACGATGCAGGTAAATTCTTGCCTGATTACGTTGCTCGCGAAGTCTATAATGTTGACCCATTTGTTTCGATTGACCGCTCAGGCGTTGGTTTCTTGGTTAAACATGCTGTTAACGAAGGCAGAAGTGTCAAGTCGAAATTAAAGCTCGGCATTTGCGGTGAACATGGTGGCGACCCGGCTTCTGTGGAATTCTGCCACTTTGCAGGTTTGAACTATGTTTCATGTTCACCTTATAGAGTGCCTATAGCACGTCTTGCAGCCGCTCGTGCCACTATTAGAGAAAAAATTCAATCAAAAGCAGACAAAAAAGGCAAGAAAAAAGCTAAAAAGAAGTAA
- the umuD gene encoding translesion error-prone DNA polymerase V autoproteolytic subunit → MNPVCNLITDEERKIISNLKSNSKLNFDKSIATEFLERKGKHLEIIEDDVDLNAMLIKKPDYSFLIKVKGDSMINCGIDNTDTLLVDCSIEPKHGDIVVASINGKILVKKLNFSYRETMLLSENENYMPIKVRSGDKFEIWGVAIMVIKDRTL, encoded by the coding sequence ATGAACCCTGTATGTAACTTGATAACTGACGAAGAAAGAAAAATAATCTCAAATTTGAAAAGTAATAGCAAACTAAATTTTGATAAATCAATAGCGACCGAATTTTTAGAAAGAAAAGGAAAACACTTAGAAATAATCGAAGATGATGTTGACCTAAACGCGATGCTTATCAAAAAGCCCGATTATTCTTTCCTGATAAAGGTCAAAGGCGATTCGATGATTAATTGCGGTATTGATAATACTGATACTCTTTTGGTAGATTGCTCAATTGAGCCAAAACACGGTGACATTGTAGTAGCATCTATTAATGGTAAGATTTTAGTCAAAAAGCTGAACTTTTCATATCGCGAAACGATGTTACTTTCCGAAAACGAAAATTATATGCCTATTAAAGTACGCTCCGGCGACAAGTTCGAGATTTGGGGTGTCGCTATTATGGTTATTAAGGATAGAACCTTATAA
- a CDS encoding acetylserotonin O-methyltransferase, which produces MVKKIYPKHKGSGLEFILDTALAFQKSKVLLTACELDVFSIIGDEALSAEEIARIINTDFRATERLLNALCGMELLEFIDLHYKNTEDSMKHLVHGSPAYLGNLEHIAGLWDSWSDLIQVIRSGQPVNYKNLQEKDEKWVESFANSTDWRATMEAPEILSHLNLKNVKKVLDIGGGKGAYAKSFIELNPNIKVHVIDYPEVIRFTLRMIIDDDLQDKIFPISGDFNEDDLGSGYDLIFISNVVNLYSIWDNVKLLQRCFDALNHGGQIVIHEMIIDDDRTHPLKFALSSINLLVNTLRGGVYTETDLWIILKESWFRDVVKIDTEFESSLMVGYK; this is translated from the coding sequence ATGGTTAAGAAAATTTATCCGAAACACAAAGGTAGCGGACTTGAGTTTATCCTTGATACAGCACTTGCATTTCAAAAGAGCAAAGTATTACTTACAGCCTGCGAACTTGATGTATTTAGTATAATCGGCGACGAAGCACTTTCAGCCGAAGAAATCGCTCGAATTATAAACACTGATTTTCGGGCAACAGAGCGTTTATTAAATGCTCTATGCGGAATGGAACTGCTCGAATTCATTGATTTGCATTACAAGAATACTGAAGATTCGATGAAGCATTTAGTCCACGGAAGCCCTGCCTACCTTGGTAATTTGGAGCACATCGCCGGACTGTGGGATTCGTGGAGCGACCTAATCCAAGTAATTAGGTCAGGTCAACCTGTTAATTATAAAAATCTTCAGGAAAAGGATGAAAAATGGGTAGAAAGCTTTGCTAATTCTACCGATTGGAGGGCAACGATGGAAGCCCCCGAAATACTTTCGCATTTGAATCTCAAAAATGTCAAAAAAGTGCTTGACATCGGTGGTGGCAAGGGAGCCTACGCCAAGAGTTTTATTGAACTCAACCCGAATATTAAAGTACATGTTATTGATTATCCCGAGGTAATCAGATTTACTTTACGAATGATAATTGATGATGACTTGCAAGATAAAATATTTCCGATTTCGGGAGATTTCAACGAGGATGATTTAGGCAGTGGCTATGATTTGATTTTTATTTCAAATGTAGTGAATTTATATTCGATTTGGGATAATGTAAAATTGTTGCAAAGATGTTTCGATGCTTTAAATCACGGCGGACAAATAGTCATTCACGAAATGATTATTGATGACGATAGGACACATCCGCTGAAATTTGCTCTATCATCAATAAACTTGCTCGTCAATACACTTCGTGGTGGCGTTTACACCGAGACAGATTTGTGGATAATACTCAAAGAGTCGTGGTTTAGAGATGTAGTCAAAATTGATACAGAGTTCGAATCAAGCTTAATGGTCGGGTATAAGTAA
- the bcp gene encoding thioredoxin-dependent thiol peroxidase: MSLEIGSKAPDFSAEVNSGQKFKLSETLGKWLVLYFYPQDDTETCTKQACDFRDNMERITSVGANVIGVSPDGVKSHDKFTSKYNLNFQLIADESKEICNLYGVIGEKSMFGKKYMGVIRTSYIIDPKGEIKKVYNNVQIKGHIDKIIADLKTLQS, encoded by the coding sequence ATGTCACTCGAAATTGGTTCAAAAGCACCTGATTTTTCCGCCGAAGTAAATAGCGGACAAAAGTTTAAATTATCTGAAACCCTTGGCAAATGGTTAGTTCTATATTTTTATCCTCAGGATGACACCGAAACTTGTACTAAACAAGCTTGTGATTTCCGAGACAATATGGAACGCATAACAAGTGTGGGAGCAAACGTAATTGGCGTTAGCCCTGATGGAGTCAAATCTCATGATAAATTCACATCAAAATACAATCTCAATTTCCAATTAATCGCTGATGAAAGCAAAGAAATATGTAATTTATATGGTGTCATCGGTGAGAAATCAATGTTTGGCAAAAAGTATATGGGTGTGATTCGGACAAGCTATATTATAGACCCCAAGGGAGAAATAAAAAAGGTTTACAACAATGTGCAGATTAAAGGGCATATAGATAAAATCATCGCCGATTTGAAAACACTTCAATCTTGA
- a CDS encoding TatD family hydrolase, whose product MIDTHAHIDSEDFDTDRSEVIDRTFAEGIEAVIVPAIEPDKFESTYELAATHQRIFAGIGIHPHSALTANEESYAKIYKYAQMEKTVAIGEIGLDYFYDFAPRDVQKDVFRKQLQIAKELDLPVIIHNRDSEDDLVEILTEEQDGTLRGVLHCFYGSHDYFQKIMDLRMHISFTGNITFKKFADHEIIRSVPNDRFMLETDSPYMSPVPFRGKRNEPLFVKYVAEKIAEIKTIKIEEVIEMTTINAKKLFKLTLVTLLFALAGLNSAQSQGYEEDYPEETPRYTKPFNHFKKTLGIGFVLGTNTIVESYKPDPQDLSYEGLVAFGGTIHGSPFDFLVLSGTYLYAKNEKLLVKFPFLKPNIHQQIQFTAHFLLNPRNKINFYGMAGPSILLNEYGLENGEVDNQTRMGVNAGLGFFINIPVSGAGLFAIQAEWKLDFMIGKTTRNFDPRYERNDPNGKFFRETEVTTFFSIPRLNLVWYPDLF is encoded by the coding sequence ATGATAGATACACACGCACACATTGATTCGGAAGATTTCGATACGGATAGAAGTGAAGTCATAGACAGAACTTTTGCCGAAGGGATTGAAGCAGTGATTGTTCCAGCAATCGAGCCGGATAAGTTTGAATCAACATATGAACTCGCAGCCACTCACCAACGCATATTTGCCGGAATTGGAATTCATCCGCATAGTGCTCTCACTGCAAATGAAGAGTCGTATGCAAAAATTTACAAATATGCACAGATGGAGAAAACAGTCGCAATTGGCGAAATAGGTTTGGATTATTTCTACGATTTCGCTCCCAGAGATGTGCAAAAAGATGTTTTCCGCAAACAACTCCAAATCGCCAAAGAGCTTGATTTACCCGTTATCATTCACAATCGCGACTCAGAAGATGACCTTGTGGAAATACTAACAGAAGAACAAGATGGAACTTTGCGAGGCGTTTTGCATTGCTTTTATGGTTCGCATGATTATTTTCAAAAAATTATGGATTTGAGAATGCACATTTCTTTCACCGGAAATATCACATTCAAAAAATTTGCCGACCATGAAATTATTCGTAGTGTGCCAAACGACAGATTCATGCTCGAAACAGATTCACCCTATATGTCTCCCGTACCTTTCAGAGGTAAACGAAATGAGCCTTTATTCGTCAAGTATGTTGCGGAAAAAATCGCTGAAATAAAAACAATTAAAATAGAAGAGGTTATAGAAATGACAACAATCAATGCTAAGAAGTTATTCAAACTGACTTTAGTCACATTATTATTTGCACTTGCAGGTCTGAATTCAGCACAATCACAAGGATATGAAGAAGATTATCCGGAAGAAACTCCGCGATACACAAAACCTTTTAATCATTTCAAAAAGACACTCGGCATAGGATTTGTTTTGGGCACAAACACTATCGTTGAATCATACAAGCCGGACCCTCAAGATTTGTCCTACGAAGGATTAGTTGCATTTGGTGGCACGATTCATGGGTCACCATTTGATTTTTTGGTACTTTCTGGTACATACTTGTACGCAAAAAATGAAAAATTACTTGTGAAATTTCCCTTCCTCAAACCAAACATACACCAACAAATTCAATTTACAGCACATTTTCTTTTGAATCCTCGCAACAAAATCAATTTTTACGGAATGGCAGGACCATCAATACTATTAAACGAGTACGGATTGGAAAATGGTGAGGTTGACAATCAAACTCGTATGGGAGTTAATGCAGGATTGGGCTTCTTCATTAATATTCCTGTATCAGGTGCCGGATTATTTGCTATTCAAGCTGAATGGAAATTAGATTTTATGATTGGCAAAACTACCAGGAACTTTGACCCAAGATATGAAAGAAATGACCCCAACGGTAAATTTTTCCGCGAAACAGAAGTAACAACCTTTTTCTCGATTCCGAGATTGAATTTAGTTTGGTATCCGGATTTATTTTAA